The following proteins are encoded in a genomic region of Paenibacillus sp. FSL H3-0469:
- a CDS encoding 2-isopropylmalate synthase, whose product MRKIYVFDTTLRDGEQSPGVNLNTREKVEIAYQLEKLGIDRMEAGFPAASPGDLAAVNAVARAVKNVTVIGLSRSRESDIDAVKEALQGAQDPCIHIFLATSPIHRQHKLRMEKSQVLETAQSAIRYAKKYFPKLEFSLEDAGRTEREFMAEMVSMAIREGANVVNIPDTVGYLNPAEYGAIFKFLKDTVPDIERVQLSAHCHNDLGMATANTLAAIQNGADQIEGTINGIGERAGNTAIEEVALALETRSEYFGAKTSLVLSEISRTSRLVSKLTGMVVPGNKAIVGANAFAHESGIHQDGMLKEKTTYEIMTPETIGLKESKLVLGKHSGRHAFRDKLSDLGYDISEEEVNAAFAKFKDLADKKKEVSDEDILALLEEKLIDTPETFSLQTIYVTYGNEATPTAKVIIHGQDPQPIVAVAEGNGSVDAIYNAIDQATGEEVTLGDYSIKAVSRGKDAQGEVHVVLSQGEVAAQGRGLSTDILEASARAYLDALNKLIEKRKTYTKREHANL is encoded by the coding sequence ATGCGGAAAATTTATGTGTTCGACACGACGCTGCGTGACGGAGAGCAGTCGCCGGGTGTGAACCTCAATACGCGTGAGAAGGTAGAAATCGCTTATCAGCTGGAGAAGCTGGGAATTGACCGGATGGAGGCAGGCTTCCCTGCCGCTTCGCCGGGGGATCTGGCTGCGGTGAATGCAGTAGCCAGAGCGGTCAAGAATGTCACTGTAATCGGTCTGTCGCGTTCCAGAGAGAGCGATATTGATGCGGTCAAGGAAGCGCTGCAGGGGGCACAGGACCCATGCATTCATATTTTCCTGGCAACCTCGCCGATACACCGTCAGCATAAGCTGCGCATGGAGAAGTCACAGGTGCTGGAAACGGCACAATCGGCGATCCGCTATGCTAAGAAGTATTTTCCCAAGCTGGAATTCTCCCTGGAGGACGCCGGACGCACCGAGCGTGAATTCATGGCCGAAATGGTCTCCATGGCGATCCGTGAGGGTGCGAATGTAGTAAATATTCCAGATACAGTCGGTTACTTGAATCCGGCGGAATATGGAGCCATCTTTAAATTCCTGAAGGATACGGTGCCGGATATCGAGCGGGTACAGCTTAGCGCCCATTGTCATAATGATCTGGGGATGGCTACTGCCAATACCCTCGCTGCCATTCAGAATGGTGCAGACCAGATTGAGGGGACAATTAACGGGATCGGGGAACGTGCCGGCAATACAGCGATTGAAGAGGTCGCTCTGGCGCTTGAGACCCGCAGTGAATATTTCGGTGCCAAGACCTCTCTGGTCCTGTCCGAAATCTCCCGTACCAGCCGTCTCGTCAGCAAGCTGACAGGAATGGTTGTTCCGGGCAACAAGGCGATTGTCGGCGCCAATGCTTTCGCCCATGAATCCGGGATTCATCAGGATGGCATGCTGAAGGAGAAGACCACTTATGAGATTATGACGCCCGAAACGATTGGCCTCAAAGAAAGTAAGCTGGTGCTTGGCAAGCATTCCGGCCGTCACGCTTTCCGCGATAAGCTGAGTGATCTGGGCTATGACATTTCTGAGGAAGAGGTCAATGCCGCTTTTGCCAAATTCAAGGATCTCGCAGATAAGAAAAAGGAAGTCTCGGACGAGGATATCCTAGCGCTTCTGGAAGAGAAGCTGATCGATACGCCGGAGACCTTCAGCCTGCAGACGATCTATGTTACGTATGGCAATGAGGCTACTCCAACCGCTAAGGTGATTATTCACGGCCAGGACCCGCAGCCGATTGTGGCGGTTGCCGAAGGCAACGGATCGGTCGACGCAATCTACAATGCCATTGACCAGGCTACAGGGGAAGAAGTCACACTTGGCGATTACTCGATCAAAGCCGTCAGTAGAGGTAAGGATGCTCAGGGTGAGGTACATGTCGTGCTCTCGCAAGGCGAGGTTGCTGCGCAGGGCCGCGGACTTAGCACCGATATTCTGGAAGCGAGTGCCAGAGCCTACCTGGATGCACTGAACAAGCTGATTGAGAAGCGCAAGACCTACACCAAGCGTGAGCATGCCAATCTCTAA